The Azospirillum brasilense genome window below encodes:
- a CDS encoding isopentenyl transferase family protein — protein MQLSDLGQRICILGPSNSGKSTLAEAIARQRGFPVVHLDRLYHAPNTDWQPRPTEEFIALHDAAIAGACWIMEGNYSRCIPQRFQRATGLIYLDVPMPLSLLRYFRRTLFERERRGALEGRRDSIKWEMIRHIAVATPRNRARNLRTFDQADLPKLRIDSARDLNAWYRRWGLTR, from the coding sequence ATGCAGCTTTCCGACCTCGGGCAACGCATTTGCATCCTCGGGCCGTCCAACAGCGGGAAATCCACGCTTGCCGAAGCGATCGCGCGACAGCGCGGCTTTCCGGTCGTCCACCTCGACCGGCTGTACCACGCCCCCAACACGGATTGGCAGCCACGGCCGACCGAGGAGTTCATTGCCTTGCACGACGCGGCCATCGCCGGCGCGTGCTGGATCATGGAGGGAAACTACTCACGCTGCATTCCGCAGCGCTTCCAGCGGGCGACGGGACTGATCTACCTGGACGTGCCCATGCCGCTCAGCCTGCTGCGCTACTTTCGCCGGACGCTGTTCGAGCGGGAACGGCGGGGCGCGCTGGAGGGCCGCCGGGACAGCATCAAATGGGAGATGATCCGCCACATCGCCGTCGCCACCCCGAGAAACCGGGCAAGAAACCTGCGCACCTTCGATCAGGCCGACCTGCCGAAGCTCCGGATCGATTCCGCGCGCGACCTGAACGCTTGGTACCGGCGCTGGGGCCTCACGCGCTAA